A single window of Periplaneta americana isolate PAMFEO1 chromosome 14, P.americana_PAMFEO1_priV1, whole genome shotgun sequence DNA harbors:
- the LOC138713744 gene encoding solute carrier family 35 member F6-like, whose product MGWTKFQALIAVVLVFTGSLNTLSTKWADRMEAEGSDGKSRKFNHPFVQAVSMFIGEMLCFLAFKCLFFYYFRKHDGSHDEMKILKGNRSFNPFLLLPPAMCDMVATSVMYIGLTLTYASSFQMLRGAVIVFVGILTTIFLHRRLCLREWMGIFLVICGLALVGVSDLFAPSTVELTNIHVKSSNHSTGQIILGDLLIIGAQVIAATQMVLEEKFVSGLDIPALQAVGWEGIFGFSILGLLLIPFYFIYVPAPFSDNPRNVLEDALEAFVQMGNNPWLICAIIGTVLSIAFFNFAGVTVTKEISATTRMVLDSIRTLFIYIVSLSLGWQSFYWLQILGFILLVFGMGVYNNLFAGLGQRLPRWRNRDATHSDTDTLISHPADEPEPRPGVNA is encoded by the exons ATGGGCTGATCGTATGGAGGCAGAGGGTTCAGATGGTAAATCAAGAAAATTTAATCATCCTTTTGTTCAAGCTGTTTCAATGTTTATTGGAGAAATGCTTTGTTTTCTGGCATTCAAATGTctctttttttactattttcgaaAACAT gatgGATCCCATGATGAGATGAAAATACTTAAAGGAAATCGTTCATTCAACCCTTTTCTTCTCCTTCCACCTGCGATGTGTGATATGGTGGCTACATCTGTTATGTATATTGGTCTTACACTTACATATGCTTCGTCATTCCAGATGCTTAGAG GAGCTGTGATTGTATTTGTTGGAATATTAACTACGATTTTCTTGCACCGAAGACTGTGTCTACGAGAATGGATGGGCATATTCTTGGTGATTTGCGGTCTTGCTCTTGTTGGGGTATCAGACTTATTTGCACCATCCACAGTTGAGCTTACTAATATTCATGTGAAATCTTCAAACCATTCCACAGGACAGATTATTTTAG GCGATTTGTTGATTATTGGAGCACAGGTTATTGCTGCAACACAGATGGTGCTGGAGGAGAAGTTCGTAAGTGGATTAGACATCCCTGCCCTGCAAGCTGTGGGATGGGAGG GTATATTTGGATTCAGCATCTTGGGTTTGCTGTTGATACCATTCTACTTCATCTATGTGCCTGCACCATTCAGTGATAATCCTAGGAATGTTCTAGAAGACGCGCTTGAGGCCTTTGTACAGATGGGAAATAATCCGTGGCTTATTTGTGCTATAATAG GTACTGTGCTGAGTATAGCATTCTTCAATTTTGCTGGAGTCACTGTTACCAAAGAAATATCAGCCACAACCAGGATGGTTCTTGACAGCATCAGAACGCTTTTCATATATATAGTTTCATTGTCGCTAGGTTGGCAGAGCTTTTACTGGTTACAG ATTCTGGGATTTATTCTGCTGGTATTTGGTATGGGTGTGTATAATAATTTGTTTGCTGGTCTTGGTCAGAGGCTACCACGTTGGAGGAACAGAGATGCAACACACAGTGATACTGACACACTCATCAGTCATCCTGCAGATGAACCAGAACCTAGACCTGGCGTGAATGCTTAA